In one Diabrotica virgifera virgifera chromosome 5, PGI_DIABVI_V3a genomic region, the following are encoded:
- the LOC126885330 gene encoding tigger transposable element-derived protein 4-like gives MPRNYKRVTEKASWREEELQGALRAIQNGMSLRKAAIKFSIPKSTLHERLKNGTAPSGPSLGRKPVFSVEAENALAVQIKKLAKVFYGITPQEVRRCAFGFAQSNNIRVPFNQERKMAGKDWERGFISRHNITLRKPEATSINRITAFSRNEVTIFFNNLSRLMEKYAFSPNKIYNCDETGVTTVQRPPKIYAEKGQKRVGFVTSWERGKTTTAVCAVNATGTYIPPMFIFARQRMASHLQRNGPPGALYTCSKNGWITEDIFLTWLQHFQAFVKASKEDPVLLIMDNHSTHCTLQAYNFCRDNGIAVLTIPPHSSHRLQPLDVSFYFPLKTAFNSECSKYLTSHPGEKITPSEIAELFNLAFSRVATPEKAIKGFKETGIFPYNPDVFTDEDFAPAETFESTVSDALQEPTQAEKLLKTNETTPEKNSSVNETELKNVSFAEIIPLPSCSHENVVKRQNKANKQHSIVFTSTPLKEELEKKEEKKNKKTTIKSDKAKRNVFMTQEGSTLRQKSKRTKIALNYKICEEGESEIEDDDDVRDKNITEDICILCGEFGKNSELWLRCVYCGHWAHKACSNSPKDKKFICDFCL, from the coding sequence ATGCCGCGGAATTATAAAAGAGTCACCGAAAAAGCTTCGTGGAGAGAGGAGGAGTTGCAAGGAGCACTCCGTGCTATACAGAATGGTATGTCGTTAAGAAAAGCtgcaataaaattttcaattccAAAATCTACGTTACACGAACGACTTAAAAATGGCACTGCCCCTTCTGGACCTTCCTTGGGCCGAAAGCCAGTTTTTTCAGTTGAAGCCGAAAATGCACTTGCTGTTCAAATTAAGAAGCTGGCAAAAGTTTTTTATGGAATAACTCCCCAGGAAGTACGAAGATGTGCTTTTGGATTTGCACAATCAAACAACATCCGAGTCCCCTTTAATCAAGAAAGAAAAATGGCTGGTAAAGACTGGGAAAGGGGCTTCATATCTCGTCACAATATTACGTTAAGGAAACCAGAAGCAACCAGCATTAACAGAATTACAGCTTTTAGTCGCAATGAAGttaccattttttttaacaatttatcCAGACTTatggaaaaatatgcattttcacccaataaaatttataattgcgATGAAACTGGGGTCACTACCGTACAACGCCCACCAAAAATATATGCAGAAAAAGGTCAGAAGCGTGTTGGATTTGTTACAAGCTGGGAAAGGGGGAAAACAACCACAGCGGTGTGTGCCGTCAACGCTACAGGAACCTATATACCTCCCATGTTTATATTTGCACGCCAAAGAATGGCGTCCCATCTTCAACGAAACGGTCCCCCAGGTGCCCTTTACACATGCTCAAAAAATGGGTGGATTACAGAGGACATATTTCTTACTTGGTTACAACATTTTCAAGCATTTGTAAAAGCATCCAAAGAAGATCCAGTTCTTTTAATCATGGACAATCATAGCACTCACTGCACGTTACAAGCATATAATTTTTGTAGAGATAACGGTATTGCTGTTCTGACAATCCCTCCACATTCATCACATCGCCTTCAGCCACTCGATGTGAGCTTTTACTTTCCTCTAAAGACCGCATTCAACTCTGAATGTTCCAAATATTTGACCAGCCATCCAGGGGAGAAAATCACGCCTAGTGAGATTGCTGAATTATTTAATTTAGCATTTAGTAGAGTGGCAACCCCGGAAAAGGCTATCAAGGGATTTAAAGAGACAGGTATTTTCCCCTACAACCCTGACGTATTCACAGATGAAGATTTTGCTCCTGCAGAAACCTTTGAATCCACTGTTTCTGATGCACTTCAAGAACCTACCCAAGCAGAAAAACTACTCAAAACAAATGAGACTACCCCTGAAAAAAATAGTAGTGTGAATGAGACAGAATTAAAAAATGTTTCCTTTGCCGAGATAATTCCTCTACCATCTTGTTCTCACGAAAATGTTGTAAAGAGACAAAATAAGGCAAACAAGCAACACTCTATTGTATTTACGTCAACACCGCTAAAAGAAGAGctagaaaaaaaagaagagaagaaaaataaaaagacaACAATCAAATCAGATAAGGCTAAAAGAAATGTATTTATGACACAGGAGGGGTCTACATTAAGACAAAAATCAAAGCGAACAAAAATTGCCTTAAACTATAAAatatgtgaagaaggagaaagtGAGATAGAGGATGATGACGATGTTAGGGACAAGAACATTACCGAAGACATTTGCATTTTGTGTGGAGAATTTGGCAAGAACAGTGAACTTTGGCTAAGATGTGTGTATTGTGGTCATTGGGCACACAAGGCATGTTCTAACTCTCCaaaagacaaaaaatttatttgcgACTTTTGTTTGTAA